In Lactococcus garvieae subsp. garvieae, the following proteins share a genomic window:
- a CDS encoding Mini-ribonuclease 3: MNKKDAELLNGVALAYIGDAVYEVFIRDYLLDKGLTKPGELQRQAIQYVSAKAQAALIRKMEEVDFLTEEELLYFKRGRNAHSKTTAKNTDVVTYRISTGFEAVVGFLHLTKKIERLEEFAAFCIKNIDISAK; the protein is encoded by the coding sequence GTGAATAAAAAAGATGCAGAGTTATTAAATGGTGTAGCACTCGCTTATATCGGAGATGCTGTTTATGAAGTTTTCATTAGAGACTACCTCTTAGATAAAGGTCTAACCAAACCTGGAGAACTTCAACGTCAAGCGATTCAATACGTTTCCGCGAAAGCGCAGGCTGCCTTGATTCGTAAAATGGAAGAAGTGGACTTTCTAACAGAGGAGGAACTTCTTTACTTCAAGCGTGGGCGAAATGCACACTCTAAAACAACAGCTAAAAACACAGATGTTGTGACTTATCGTATATCGACAGGTTTTGAAGCAGTTGTAGGTTTCTTACACTTGACTAAAAAGATAGAACGTTTAGAAGAATTTGCTGCCTTTTGCATTAAGAATATCGACATATCTGCAAAATAG
- the cysS gene encoding cysteine--tRNA ligase has translation MLHIYNTMTRKIEEFHPLEENKIKMYVCGPTVYNYIHIGNARSVVAFDLIRRYMEYKGFEVTYVSNFTDVDDKIIKGAAQEHLTPLELSDKYIAAFYQDTDALNVKRATVNPRATNYIDKMITFIQDLMDKGFAYEAEGDVYFRVSKSEGYAKLANKNLEELLQGASGRTDEETARKESPADFALWKAAKKDEISWSSPWGEGRPGWHIECSVMSSDLLGDTLDIHAGGADLEFPHHTNEIAQSEAKTGKKFVNYWMHNGFVNVSGEKMSKSLGNFKTVHEMLDVVSPTVLRFFLATTHYRRPVNFTDEAVQDAENNVKKIENAYRNLDVEGQADLEALAKFKAEFETAMDEDFNIANGLTVFYDFITWVNKGNGGLEVKAFFEDVLLILGLHFENQDISLDAEIEDLIEARQAARAARDFAQADKIRDELKAQGIVLEDTAQGVRWHRE, from the coding sequence ATGCTTCACATCTATAACACAATGACAAGAAAAATCGAGGAGTTCCATCCCCTTGAAGAAAATAAGATAAAGATGTATGTTTGTGGACCAACAGTCTATAACTACATTCATATCGGGAATGCACGTTCTGTTGTTGCTTTTGATTTAATCCGTAGATATATGGAATACAAGGGCTTTGAAGTGACTTACGTCTCTAACTTTACAGATGTTGATGATAAAATTATCAAAGGAGCAGCTCAAGAGCATCTTACACCACTTGAATTATCTGACAAATATATCGCCGCATTTTATCAAGATACAGATGCTCTCAATGTCAAACGTGCAACAGTAAATCCAAGAGCCACTAACTATATTGACAAGATGATTACTTTTATTCAAGATTTAATGGATAAAGGGTTCGCTTACGAAGCAGAAGGCGACGTTTATTTTCGTGTTTCAAAATCAGAAGGTTATGCGAAGCTCGCAAATAAAAATTTAGAAGAACTGCTGCAAGGTGCTTCTGGTCGAACAGATGAAGAAACAGCACGTAAAGAAAGCCCCGCGGATTTTGCCTTATGGAAAGCTGCGAAAAAAGACGAAATTTCTTGGTCAAGTCCTTGGGGTGAAGGACGCCCAGGTTGGCATATCGAATGTTCAGTGATGAGCAGTGACCTCTTAGGGGATACTTTGGATATACATGCTGGAGGAGCAGACCTCGAGTTTCCCCATCATACCAATGAAATTGCGCAATCAGAAGCAAAAACAGGTAAAAAATTTGTAAACTACTGGATGCACAATGGTTTTGTAAATGTTAGTGGCGAAAAAATGTCCAAGTCTTTAGGAAACTTTAAAACCGTGCATGAAATGCTTGACGTAGTAAGTCCAACAGTTCTCCGCTTTTTCTTGGCTACGACTCACTATCGCCGACCTGTTAACTTTACGGATGAAGCCGTACAAGATGCAGAAAACAATGTCAAAAAGATTGAAAATGCTTACCGCAATCTTGATGTAGAGGGTCAGGCTGACTTAGAAGCTCTTGCTAAATTTAAAGCAGAGTTTGAAACAGCAATGGATGAGGACTTCAATATTGCGAATGGTTTAACTGTTTTTTATGATTTCATCACTTGGGTAAATAAGGGAAATGGCGGATTAGAAGTGAAAGCTTTCTTTGAGGATGTTCTCTTAATTCTCGGCTTGCATTTTGAAAATCAAGATATAAGCTTAGATGCTGAAATTGAAGACTTAATCGAAGCAAGACAAGCGGCAAGAGCAGCACGAGATTTTGCTCAAGCAGACAAGATTCGTGATGAATTAAAGGCACAAGGGATTGTTCTTGAAGATACTGCTCAAGGTGTGAGGTGGCATCGTGAATAA
- a CDS encoding DUF1033 family protein — protein MYRVITMSGYDEPWWFFEDWQKDIQSVDEYEDFYQALKKYKSEWLKMAKSYKEFKSQDDLLAAFWRSGDEIWCEECAGYLQRYQSLMLLEDWHVLPVEKKRWAYGKSSGDLPPKFCNKLWDKK, from the coding sequence ATGTATAGAGTAATCACAATGTCAGGCTATGATGAACCATGGTGGTTTTTTGAAGACTGGCAAAAAGATATTCAATCAGTAGATGAATATGAAGACTTCTATCAAGCTTTGAAAAAGTACAAAAGTGAATGGCTAAAAATGGCAAAAAGCTATAAAGAATTTAAAAGCCAAGACGACCTTTTAGCTGCATTCTGGAGAAGTGGAGATGAGATCTGGTGCGAAGAATGTGCAGGATACCTCCAACGTTATCAAAGTTTGATGCTGTTAGAAGATTGGCATGTGCTTCCAGTAGAGAAAAAACGCTGGGCATATGGTAAATCTTCTGGAGACTTACCTCCCAAATTTTGTAATAAATTGTGGGATAAAAAATAA
- the cysE gene encoding serine O-acetyltransferase: protein MKNKKRGFWQEAIRVTKENDPAARTGLEVLLTYPGVKALAAHRFSHWLWTHNFKLWARMNSQFWRFWTQIEIHPGATIAHGVFIDHGSGLVIGETAIVETDVKLYHGVTLGGTGKDKGKRHPTVRKGALISAHSQLLGPIEIGENAKVGAGAVVVSDVPPEVTVVGIPAKVVRVKGQKDSEKISSIEEKREASYHASHL from the coding sequence ATGAAAAATAAAAAGAGAGGCTTTTGGCAGGAAGCCATCCGTGTCACTAAAGAAAATGATCCTGCTGCACGAACTGGGCTAGAAGTTCTCTTGACTTATCCGGGAGTAAAAGCTTTAGCAGCACATCGTTTTAGTCATTGGCTTTGGACGCATAACTTTAAACTTTGGGCGCGGATGAACTCACAGTTTTGGCGTTTTTGGACACAAATTGAAATTCATCCAGGAGCAACGATTGCCCACGGCGTTTTTATCGATCACGGTTCTGGATTGGTTATCGGTGAGACAGCGATAGTAGAAACAGATGTTAAACTTTATCACGGAGTAACCCTTGGAGGAACAGGAAAAGATAAAGGGAAACGTCACCCTACGGTGCGTAAGGGGGCCTTAATATCAGCACACTCACAGTTGCTTGGTCCTATCGAAATTGGTGAAAATGCCAAAGTAGGTGCTGGTGCTGTTGTCGTAAGTGATGTTCCACCTGAAGTCACAGTAGTAGGAATTCCAGCAAAAGTGGTTCGAGTTAAGGGACAAAAAGATTCAGAGAAAATTTCGTCCATAGAAGAAAAAAGGGAGGCGAGCTATCATGCTTCACATCTATAA
- the mnmG gene encoding tRNA uridine-5-carboxymethylaminomethyl(34) synthesis enzyme MnmG → MEFQEKYDVIVIGAGHAGVEAALASARMGTKTLLLTINLDMVAFMPCNPSIGGSAKGIVVREIDALGGEMGRNTDKTYIQMKMLNTGKGPAVRALRAQADKALYSQEMKHTVENQENLTLRQAMVEEILVDAGKVTGVKVTTGAKYAAQAVIVTTGTALRGEIIIGELKYSSGPNNSLASVSLADNLRNLGFEIGRFKTGTPPRVLSSSINYDATEIQPGDEKPNHFSFLSKDEDYLTEQIPCWLTYTSKTTHEIIQENLHRAPMFSGIVKGVGPRYCPSIEDKVVRFADKPRHQLFLEPEGRNTEEVYIQGLSTSLPEDVQFDLVRSIPGLEDAKMMRTGYAIEYDVVLPHQLRPTLETKLVSGLFTAGQTNGTSGYEEAAGQGLVAGINASLKVQGKEELILKRSDAYIGVMIDDLVTKGTLEPYRLLTSRAEYRLILRHDNADMRLTSIGREIGLVGDERWDAFQDKLTSYQTEIARLNKEKLKPLADTQEKLGMMGFGPIKDALTGIEFLKRPEVKYSDVVRFVGESSEELDRTVIELIETEVTYEGYIKKAKEQVEKMHRLEAKRIPKNMNWDALDSIATEARQKFKKINPETLGQASRISGVNPADISILMVYLEGKR, encoded by the coding sequence ATGGAATTTCAAGAAAAATATGATGTTATAGTGATTGGGGCGGGGCATGCTGGTGTAGAAGCAGCACTCGCTTCAGCTCGTATGGGCACCAAAACCCTTTTATTAACAATTAACCTCGACATGGTTGCTTTCATGCCCTGCAACCCTTCAATCGGTGGTTCTGCTAAAGGAATAGTCGTTCGTGAAATTGATGCCCTAGGTGGGGAGATGGGACGAAATACTGACAAGACCTATATTCAGATGAAAATGTTGAATACGGGTAAAGGACCTGCAGTCCGTGCCTTGCGTGCACAAGCAGATAAGGCGTTGTACTCTCAGGAAATGAAGCATACAGTTGAAAATCAAGAGAATCTAACCTTACGTCAAGCAATGGTAGAAGAAATTTTGGTTGATGCTGGAAAAGTAACAGGTGTAAAAGTTACAACTGGAGCGAAGTATGCTGCCCAAGCCGTTATCGTTACTACAGGAACTGCTTTACGCGGTGAAATTATCATTGGTGAGCTTAAATATTCCTCAGGACCAAACAATTCGCTAGCCTCTGTCAGCTTGGCTGATAACTTACGCAATTTAGGATTTGAAATTGGCCGCTTCAAAACAGGGACACCGCCACGTGTGCTTTCATCAAGTATTAACTATGATGCGACAGAGATTCAACCAGGGGATGAAAAACCAAATCACTTTAGCTTTTTGTCAAAAGATGAAGATTACCTCACAGAGCAGATTCCTTGTTGGCTTACCTACACAAGTAAAACAACACATGAGATTATTCAAGAAAATTTGCACCGTGCTCCAATGTTTTCAGGGATTGTCAAAGGTGTCGGTCCACGTTATTGCCCTTCTATAGAAGATAAAGTTGTACGTTTTGCGGATAAACCCCGCCACCAACTTTTCTTGGAACCAGAAGGACGCAATACAGAAGAAGTGTATATCCAAGGTTTATCCACAAGTTTACCGGAAGATGTTCAGTTTGATTTGGTCCGCTCTATTCCTGGTTTAGAAGATGCAAAAATGATGCGTACTGGTTATGCTATCGAATATGACGTGGTTCTGCCTCACCAGCTCCGTCCAACATTGGAAACGAAACTTGTTTCAGGACTTTTCACTGCGGGACAAACAAATGGTACATCTGGTTATGAAGAAGCAGCTGGTCAAGGGTTGGTTGCGGGAATCAATGCAAGTCTTAAAGTTCAAGGGAAAGAAGAGCTCATCCTAAAACGAAGCGATGCATATATCGGAGTAATGATTGATGACCTTGTGACTAAGGGCACATTAGAGCCTTATCGATTATTGACTTCTCGTGCCGAGTATCGCTTAATTTTACGTCATGATAACGCAGATATGCGTTTGACATCTATTGGACGAGAAATTGGTTTAGTTGGTGACGAGCGCTGGGATGCTTTCCAAGATAAACTCACTTCTTACCAAACAGAAATTGCTCGTCTTAATAAAGAAAAACTAAAACCACTTGCGGATACGCAAGAAAAACTTGGAATGATGGGATTTGGTCCAATCAAAGATGCTTTGACGGGCATCGAGTTCTTAAAACGCCCTGAGGTGAAGTATTCTGATGTCGTTAGATTTGTTGGCGAATCTTCTGAAGAACTCGATCGAACAGTCATCGAACTTATTGAAACAGAAGTTACTTATGAGGGCTACATCAAAAAAGCAAAAGAACAAGTTGAAAAGATGCACCGCTTAGAAGCTAAACGCATTCCTAAAAATATGAATTGGGATGCCTTAGACAGTATCGCAACGGAAGCGCGCCAAAAATTCAAGAAAATAAATCCTGAAACCTTAGGACAAGCAAGCCGTATTTCAGGAGTAAATCCTGCCGATATTTCCATTTTGATGGTTTATCTTGAAGGCAAAAGATAA
- the rpoD gene encoding RNA polymerase sigma factor RpoD produces MASNNKKRISQIAKETGITNKALIAKAQELGMAVKSHSSSIFEAEEAKLLAAMDFKPIIVEKVDVEELKEKGSKQVTSVKEKAAKKVDIKDSDTFDNKAFDKAVAAYITKRKPLEEALDDEITDELVVKFGLEAEAIEDLLQQIQDAGISIVDKDGNPSPLALQAEEEEKLDDNAMDEIVTNVRIDDPVRMYLKEIGRYPLISLEEETKLAEAIVAGGDEAEFAKQMLAEANLRLVVSIAKRYSGRGMQFLDLIQEGNMGLMKAVDKFDHTKGFKFSTYATWWIRQAITRAIADQARTIRIPVHMVETINKLIRVQRNLLQELGRDPLPEEIGKELHMTPDKVREVLKIAQEPVSLETPIGEEDDSHLGDFIEDDVIESPVDYTNRILLREQLDEVMDTLTDREENVLRMRFGLDDGRMHTLEDVGKQFKVTRERIRQIEAKAIKKLRHPRRSKPLRDFM; encoded by the coding sequence TTGGCAAGTAATAATAAAAAAAGAATCAGTCAAATTGCAAAAGAAACTGGAATTACTAACAAAGCTTTAATCGCAAAAGCACAAGAGCTTGGCATGGCGGTTAAATCTCATTCAAGTTCTATTTTTGAAGCTGAAGAAGCAAAACTCCTTGCAGCAATGGATTTTAAACCAATTATTGTTGAAAAAGTTGATGTGGAAGAGCTGAAAGAAAAAGGTTCTAAGCAGGTAACTTCTGTTAAAGAAAAAGCGGCCAAGAAAGTCGATATTAAAGATTCGGATACCTTTGACAACAAGGCTTTTGATAAAGCAGTAGCAGCTTATATTACAAAACGTAAACCTCTTGAAGAAGCTTTAGATGATGAAATTACAGATGAGCTTGTGGTGAAGTTTGGTTTGGAAGCGGAAGCTATCGAAGATTTGCTTCAACAAATCCAAGATGCGGGTATTTCCATTGTTGACAAAGATGGAAATCCTAGTCCATTAGCTTTGCAAGCTGAAGAAGAAGAAAAGCTTGATGATAATGCAATGGATGAAATCGTGACAAATGTCCGTATTGATGATCCTGTCCGTATGTATCTTAAGGAAATCGGACGTTACCCATTGATTTCACTTGAAGAAGAAACAAAACTTGCGGAAGCTATCGTTGCAGGCGGAGATGAAGCGGAATTTGCCAAACAAATGCTTGCGGAAGCCAACTTACGTTTGGTTGTTTCAATTGCAAAGCGTTATTCAGGACGTGGCATGCAATTCTTGGATTTGATTCAAGAAGGAAACATGGGACTTATGAAAGCTGTGGACAAATTTGACCATACTAAAGGTTTCAAATTCTCAACTTATGCGACATGGTGGATTCGTCAAGCAATCACACGTGCGATTGCTGACCAAGCACGTACAATCCGTATTCCTGTCCACATGGTTGAAACAATCAATAAGTTAATCCGTGTGCAACGTAATCTTTTACAAGAATTGGGTCGTGATCCTTTACCAGAAGAAATCGGTAAAGAATTGCATATGACACCTGATAAAGTTCGTGAAGTCTTAAAAATTGCGCAAGAACCTGTATCATTGGAAACACCTATTGGTGAGGAAGACGATTCACACCTTGGAGATTTCATTGAAGATGATGTGATTGAAAGTCCAGTAGACTATACAAACCGTATCTTGCTTCGTGAACAGCTTGATGAAGTTATGGATACCTTGACAGACCGTGAAGAAAACGTGTTGCGTATGCGCTTTGGCTTAGATGATGGCCGCATGCACACACTTGAAGATGTTGGTAAACAATTTAAAGTGACACGTGAACGTATTCGTCAAATTGAAGCAAAAGCGATTAAGAAATTACGTCATCCTCGTCGCAGCAAACCATTGCGTGACTTTATGTAA
- the dnaG gene encoding DNA primase, with product MAFLTNEEVTELKNQVNIADLISQYVPLTKSGKNYLGLCPFHGEKTPSFNVNADKGFYHCFGCGKSGDVIDFIKDYKQVGFVDAVKDVASFAGITLNIEDDSTAEKDNPNALLYDINNQAARLYNIVLTSTEIGEKARLYLEKRGITADIIKQFNIGLAPDENDFIFKNLSGKFDESVQANSGLFNFSSNKVFDAFQNRIMFPLKNEYGHVVGFSGRKWQENDTSKAKYINTSATKIFDKSYELYNLDRAKPVISKTREVYLMEGFMDVIAAYKAGIFNVVATMGTALTEKHVKRLKKIAKNYVLIYDGDQAGQNAIYKAIDLIGEEKTQIVRVPEGLDPDDYSKKYSLESLAGLMENSRIQPTEFLIDYLKPENLSNLQNQLDFIEQMAPVIARVSSITAQDAFIRKLVEILPDFEYNQVEQSVNLKRENVLKSRAAAGNFEESFGSFSEEDFTNYFDPGFIASEQDYYETFSPAQEAVKTVQQPQLPSLSRSERAEEQLLNRMIYHQSVLQKFAEDETFRFVHQRYQNLFDKIILEVMSFEEIDPSHFGSSLDADEKNLFYQILSLDLPDETSSQELDDLVAVFAKEMEQIKFSELQKQLENAQKVGNKERELELTIQIINQKKKI from the coding sequence ATGGCTTTTCTTACAAACGAAGAAGTAACCGAGTTAAAAAATCAGGTAAATATTGCTGATTTGATTTCACAATATGTACCTCTCACGAAGTCAGGAAAGAATTATTTAGGGCTTTGCCCTTTTCATGGGGAAAAAACGCCGAGTTTCAATGTCAATGCTGATAAAGGCTTTTATCACTGTTTTGGTTGTGGAAAATCAGGCGATGTTATTGATTTTATAAAAGATTATAAACAAGTTGGTTTTGTGGATGCAGTAAAAGATGTGGCGAGTTTTGCTGGCATCACTTTAAATATTGAGGATGATTCTACTGCAGAAAAAGATAACCCTAATGCACTGCTCTATGATATAAACAATCAAGCTGCACGCCTTTATAATATCGTTTTAACCTCTACAGAAATTGGTGAAAAAGCCCGACTTTATTTGGAAAAACGAGGAATTACTGCTGATATTATCAAGCAGTTTAATATCGGTTTAGCACCAGACGAAAACGATTTTATTTTTAAAAATCTATCTGGGAAATTTGATGAAAGTGTGCAAGCGAATTCGGGGCTTTTCAACTTTTCAAGCAACAAGGTTTTTGATGCTTTTCAAAATAGAATTATGTTTCCCCTCAAAAATGAGTACGGGCATGTTGTTGGATTTTCAGGCCGAAAATGGCAAGAAAATGATACAAGTAAGGCAAAGTATATTAATACAAGTGCAACGAAAATCTTTGATAAGTCTTACGAGCTTTATAATCTAGATAGAGCAAAACCTGTTATTTCTAAAACTCGTGAAGTTTACTTAATGGAAGGGTTCATGGACGTTATTGCAGCTTATAAAGCTGGTATATTTAATGTTGTGGCGACCATGGGGACAGCTTTAACTGAGAAACACGTAAAGCGTTTAAAAAAAATAGCTAAAAATTATGTTCTTATCTATGATGGTGATCAGGCGGGTCAAAATGCGATATATAAAGCAATTGACTTGATTGGTGAAGAGAAGACACAGATTGTTCGTGTTCCGGAAGGTCTGGATCCAGACGATTACAGCAAAAAGTATTCTTTAGAGTCATTAGCTGGTCTGATGGAAAACAGTAGGATACAACCGACAGAGTTTCTGATTGATTATCTGAAGCCTGAAAACCTTTCGAATCTGCAAAATCAATTGGATTTTATTGAGCAAATGGCGCCTGTTATTGCAAGGGTTTCGTCAATTACGGCCCAGGATGCTTTTATAAGAAAATTAGTTGAGATTTTACCTGATTTCGAGTATAATCAAGTAGAGCAATCTGTCAATTTAAAGCGTGAAAACGTCCTTAAATCAAGGGCAGCAGCGGGAAATTTTGAAGAGAGTTTTGGGAGCTTTTCGGAAGAAGATTTTACGAATTATTTTGATCCTGGTTTTATTGCATCGGAACAAGATTATTATGAAACTTTTTCCCCTGCTCAAGAGGCTGTTAAAACTGTACAACAGCCGCAACTTCCAAGTTTATCACGAAGTGAACGAGCAGAGGAGCAACTTCTGAATCGCATGATTTATCACCAAAGTGTTCTTCAGAAATTTGCAGAGGATGAAACTTTTCGCTTTGTCCACCAGCGTTACCAGAACCTTTTTGACAAAATCATACTTGAGGTTATGAGTTTTGAAGAAATTGATCCTTCTCACTTTGGTAGCTCACTAGATGCCGACGAGAAAAATTTATTTTATCAAATCCTAAGCCTTGATTTGCCAGATGAGACAAGTAGTCAGGAGCTCGACGATTTGGTAGCCGTTTTTGCAAAGGAAATGGAGCAAATAAAGTTTAGTGAATTGCAAAAACAACTAGAGAATGCCCAAAAAGTAGGCAACAAGGAACGTGAGCTGGAACTCACAATCCAAATTATTAATCAGAAGAAAAAAATATAA
- the pnp gene encoding polyribonucleotide nucleotidyltransferase, with amino-acid sequence MTKETFRMNFAGRELVVETGQVAKQANGAVVVRYGDTTVLTAATMSKKMANGDFFPLQVNYEEKMYAAGKFPGGFNKREARPSTYATLTARLIDRPIRPMFADGFRNEVQVINTVLSYDENASGRMAAMFGSSLALAISDIPFDGPIAGVEVGYIDGEIIINPDVEQTLQSDLDLIVAGNIDAINMVESGAKELSETVMLEALLAGHEAIKELIAFQNEIVAKVGKDKAEVELLRVDETLKAQIIADYNKDLQAAVQVEEKLAREAATQALKERVKAEYETTYAQHEEFERIMRDVAEILEGMEHTEVRRLITEDKIRPDGRKVDEIRPLEAEIDFTPNTITHGSALFTRGQTQALSTLTLAPMGEAQVIDGLDLEYKKRFMHHYNFPQYSVGETGRYGAPGRREIGHGALGERALEQVMPSLEEFPYAVRLVAEVLESNGSSSQASICAGTLALMAGGVPIKAPVAGIAMGLISDGSNYTILTDIQGLEDHFGDMDFKVAGTREGITALQMDIKISGITAEILAEALAQAKRARFEILDVIEATISEPRSELAPSAPKIDTIKIDTDKIKVVIGKGGETIDKIIEETGVKIDIDEDGLCSIFSPDQAAINRAKEIITELVREAKVGDVYEAKVVRIEKFGAFVHLFGHTDAMVHISELAWNRTNKVEDALKLGDLVKVKITKVDEKGRVDASVRALLEKPEGYVEPEHKPRERRNGNNGNGHRGYHKEKPSGPKFERRERKAPVIDEEFPELSTTRPE; translated from the coding sequence ATGACAAAAGAAACTTTCAGAATGAATTTTGCAGGACGCGAGCTTGTTGTTGAAACAGGTCAAGTTGCCAAGCAAGCCAATGGTGCAGTTGTTGTTCGCTATGGAGACACAACCGTGCTGACTGCAGCAACCATGTCGAAAAAAATGGCAAACGGTGATTTTTTCCCTTTGCAAGTTAATTATGAAGAAAAAATGTATGCCGCAGGAAAATTTCCTGGAGGCTTTAATAAGCGTGAAGCACGCCCATCAACGTATGCTACTTTGACTGCCCGTTTGATTGATCGCCCTATACGTCCAATGTTTGCTGATGGTTTTCGAAATGAAGTGCAAGTCATCAATACTGTACTTTCCTATGATGAAAACGCAAGTGGACGCATGGCAGCGATGTTCGGAAGTTCCTTGGCACTAGCCATTTCAGATATTCCTTTTGACGGTCCGATTGCGGGTGTTGAAGTGGGCTATATAGATGGAGAAATTATCATTAATCCCGATGTTGAGCAGACCCTACAGTCTGATTTGGATCTTATTGTCGCTGGAAATATAGATGCGATCAATATGGTAGAGTCAGGTGCAAAGGAATTATCAGAAACGGTTATGCTCGAAGCTCTCCTTGCAGGACACGAGGCGATTAAAGAACTTATTGCTTTCCAAAATGAGATTGTTGCCAAAGTTGGTAAGGACAAGGCAGAGGTTGAACTTTTACGTGTCGATGAAACGTTGAAAGCTCAAATTATTGCAGACTATAATAAAGACTTGCAAGCTGCTGTACAAGTGGAAGAAAAGCTTGCGCGTGAAGCTGCCACTCAAGCCCTTAAAGAGCGTGTCAAAGCAGAATATGAAACAACCTATGCCCAACACGAAGAGTTTGAACGAATCATGCGTGATGTTGCTGAGATTCTGGAGGGAATGGAACATACAGAAGTCCGCCGCCTCATCACAGAGGATAAAATTCGTCCTGATGGTCGTAAAGTCGACGAAATTCGTCCTTTGGAAGCAGAAATCGACTTTACACCAAATACAATTACCCACGGCTCAGCTCTCTTTACACGAGGGCAAACGCAAGCCTTGTCAACTTTGACTTTGGCCCCGATGGGTGAAGCACAAGTTATTGATGGCTTGGATCTTGAATATAAAAAACGTTTCATGCACCACTATAATTTTCCACAGTATTCCGTAGGAGAAACTGGACGTTATGGTGCACCTGGACGCCGCGAAATAGGTCATGGTGCACTTGGTGAACGCGCGCTTGAGCAAGTGATGCCGTCACTGGAAGAGTTTCCTTATGCAGTACGTTTAGTTGCGGAAGTACTAGAGTCGAATGGCTCTTCATCGCAAGCTTCGATTTGTGCAGGGACACTGGCCTTGATGGCTGGAGGAGTACCAATCAAGGCACCTGTAGCTGGAATTGCTATGGGCTTAATCTCGGATGGTTCCAACTATACTATTTTGACAGATATTCAAGGTTTGGAAGATCACTTTGGCGATATGGATTTCAAAGTTGCAGGTACACGTGAGGGGATTACTGCTTTACAAATGGACATCAAAATTTCAGGCATCACTGCCGAAATTTTGGCAGAAGCACTTGCACAGGCAAAACGTGCCCGCTTTGAAATATTAGATGTGATTGAAGCAACGATTTCGGAACCCCGTTCAGAACTTGCACCATCAGCACCTAAAATTGATACGATTAAAATTGATACGGATAAAATTAAGGTTGTTATTGGTAAGGGCGGCGAAACGATTGACAAAATTATCGAAGAGACAGGTGTCAAAATCGACATTGATGAAGATGGACTTTGTTCTATCTTTTCGCCTGACCAGGCAGCGATTAACCGAGCGAAAGAAATCATTACAGAATTAGTCCGCGAAGCCAAGGTCGGCGATGTGTATGAAGCCAAGGTAGTAAGAATCGAAAAATTCGGAGCATTTGTTCATCTTTTTGGCCATACTGATGCCATGGTGCATATTTCAGAACTTGCATGGAATCGCACGAACAAAGTAGAAGATGCCTTGAAGCTTGGAGATCTTGTTAAAGTCAAGATTACAAAAGTTGATGAGAAAGGTCGTGTTGACGCCTCAGTACGTGCTTTACTAGAAAAACCGGAAGGCTATGTAGAACCTGAGCATAAGCCACGCGAACGTCGTAATGGGAATAACGGAAATGGTCATCGTGGATACCATAAAGAAAAACCATCTGGGCCTAAATTTGAGCGTCGTGAACGCAAAGCGCCAGTCATAGATGAAGAGTTTCCAGAATTATCAACAACTCGACCAGAATGA